In Mycobacterium sp. Aquia_216, a genomic segment contains:
- a CDS encoding FAD-dependent oxidoreductase, with amino-acid sequence MPRPSIVKPRRAAVAGAGIAGLIAAYRLQQAGRTAEVFEAEPRAGGRVETIRQYGYRVDTGATAFAARYPIAAQLAKELGLSIVDTAPYLGVYRNGRVRPLRLDRLIRSGLTTDVLTMSAKPGSAWRGGSAKGRFAAATYNKCIGTDYIRQLLGK; translated from the coding sequence GTGCCCCGACCATCGATTGTGAAACCGCGGCGAGCGGCCGTCGCCGGTGCTGGAATCGCCGGCCTTATTGCCGCCTACCGTCTGCAACAAGCAGGTCGGACGGCAGAAGTCTTCGAAGCGGAGCCCCGTGCGGGTGGACGCGTGGAAACCATCCGGCAATACGGATATCGCGTCGATACCGGCGCCACTGCGTTCGCAGCGCGGTACCCGATCGCCGCGCAGCTGGCGAAAGAGCTGGGGCTGAGCATCGTTGATACGGCCCCTTATCTCGGCGTGTACCGCAACGGCCGGGTCCGACCGTTACGCCTCGATCGGCTGATCCGCTCGGGTCTCACGACCGACGTGTTGACCATGTCCGCCAAGCCTGGGTCTGCCTGGCGCGGCGGGAGTGCGAAGGGGAGGTTTGCTGCGGCGACCTACAACAAGTGCATTGGCACGGACTATATCCGACAGTTGTTAGGAAAGTAG
- a CDS encoding TetR/AcrR family transcriptional regulator, whose product MAKRNDRSEQILRTAMHLFHERGFDGVGVDLIGEKAGVSGPAIYRYFSGKDEILITLLDEAIDRVLMSTGGQFDDPREELEHLVRGHVQRALEERELMSVWTRERNSIPKAYRSRLSARIKRYIDRWVDCLQACYPNQSRDVLNAAVHATHGLIDSTPMWPEKSLRTAGLADILTGMALQGLEWLGNDASPSVSAQKSVRQKRPPVRSA is encoded by the coding sequence ATGGCCAAGCGTAACGACCGTTCAGAACAGATCCTGCGCACTGCGATGCACCTGTTCCACGAACGCGGCTTTGACGGTGTCGGTGTGGATCTGATCGGCGAGAAGGCGGGTGTGTCCGGTCCGGCGATCTATCGCTACTTCAGCGGCAAAGACGAGATCCTGATAACACTTCTCGACGAGGCGATCGACCGGGTCCTGATGTCGACGGGCGGCCAGTTCGACGATCCGCGCGAGGAACTGGAGCACTTGGTGCGGGGGCACGTGCAGCGAGCCCTCGAGGAACGCGAACTGATGAGTGTATGGACCAGAGAACGCAATTCGATTCCCAAGGCATACCGATCGAGGTTGAGCGCGCGGATCAAGCGCTACATCGACCGCTGGGTGGATTGCCTGCAGGCCTGCTACCCGAATCAGTCGCGCGACGTGCTCAACGCGGCCGTGCACGCGACGCACGGCCTGATCGACTCAACCCCGATGTGGCCGGAAAAGTCGCTGCGGACTGCCGGACTCGCCGACATCCTCACCGGGATGGCCTTGCAGGGATTGGAATGGCTGGGCAACGATGCTTCACCCAGCGTGTCGGCGCAGAAGAGTGTCCGCCAGAAGCGACCTCCGGTCCGTTCGGCCTGA
- a CDS encoding enoyl-CoA hydratase/isomerase family protein gives MASSIPTADRKQPTADVLVERDDTVGVITINRPARLNAVTPEAGDTLRSAFLELEADSRIRAVVLTGAGRGFCAGADISGDVGNARQVLLDSWNPLVMTMRSLQIPIIAAVNGVAAGAGVSLALACDLRVAATSARFELSFAKIGLMPDAGLTWLLPRVVGLGRANELALLAERLSAPEAHSWGLVNRLAEDGRALADAVTMARRFAELSVSVATIKQAHHRALESGFADQLNHEAHTQGWLQEQPDFAEATRAFAEKRPPQLNQRNPPDRSR, from the coding sequence ATGGCATCCTCGATTCCGACGGCGGACCGCAAGCAGCCCACAGCCGATGTGCTCGTCGAGCGTGACGACACCGTGGGCGTCATCACGATCAACCGGCCCGCGCGACTCAATGCGGTCACCCCGGAGGCCGGTGACACATTGAGGTCGGCTTTTCTCGAGCTGGAGGCCGACAGCCGGATCCGGGCCGTCGTGCTCACCGGCGCCGGCCGCGGATTCTGTGCGGGCGCAGACATTTCCGGCGATGTGGGCAATGCCCGCCAAGTACTTCTGGATTCATGGAATCCGCTGGTGATGACGATGCGGTCATTGCAGATCCCGATCATCGCCGCCGTCAACGGTGTCGCGGCCGGGGCGGGAGTGTCATTGGCACTGGCGTGCGACCTGCGTGTCGCCGCGACGTCGGCACGATTTGAGTTGTCGTTCGCCAAGATCGGGCTCATGCCCGACGCGGGCCTGACCTGGTTGCTTCCCCGGGTCGTCGGCCTCGGCCGCGCCAACGAATTAGCGCTGCTGGCGGAGCGCCTCTCCGCCCCCGAGGCGCATAGCTGGGGCCTGGTGAACCGATTGGCCGAAGACGGCCGGGCGCTCGCGGATGCCGTCACCATGGCCCGGCGTTTCGCGGAATTATCGGTAAGCGTCGCGACGATCAAGCAGGCCCATCATCGTGCTCTCGAGTCCGGTTTCGCCGATCAACTCAACCACGAAGCTCACACACAGGGTTGGTTGCAGGAGCAGCCCGACTTCGCCGAAGCAACCCGGGCATTCGCCGAGAAACGGCCACCGCAGCTGAACCAACGTAATCCCCCGGATCGGTCCAGGTGA
- a CDS encoding spirocyclase AveC family protein, giving the protein MLDERPLTATGPVGVDAAGPDPVAAQRTWAKVWIVHGVLWLALIAYCWTMWVVSGDFTPNTLGRGQEPAWYVVLVRCVEVVFGIFITGWILWRFVIGPKIRTGRFSFDGLFFLAGWLMFFQEPWIDWTVYQFQYATTFVNFGSWLSHIPGWSSGNGQLIPVPMVYFTAYLWMCAMSGYAGSRYMTYQRRRDPSRSVFRLIAQTYLVMIVGDFIVELIMTRTGLISYSSTIPWLTLFAGTDHQFPLYEPLSWPGTFIILSCLHFFRDDRGRSWPERGIDKLQFKREGFKTFARFCAIAGAAQLAIFIAFNMPYWFYALHSGPMPKPHIERTWRNGGVCGPTTAFNCADPKLPISRQSAPDRPELLPERHQ; this is encoded by the coding sequence ATGCTCGATGAACGACCGTTAACGGCGACGGGGCCAGTGGGGGTGGACGCAGCAGGCCCGGATCCCGTCGCAGCTCAGCGGACTTGGGCGAAGGTCTGGATCGTGCACGGCGTCCTGTGGCTTGCACTGATCGCCTACTGCTGGACCATGTGGGTTGTCAGCGGCGATTTCACGCCCAACACGCTCGGCCGTGGTCAAGAGCCCGCCTGGTACGTCGTTCTGGTTCGATGCGTAGAAGTGGTCTTCGGAATCTTCATCACCGGCTGGATCCTGTGGCGCTTCGTGATCGGACCGAAGATACGCACCGGTCGCTTCAGCTTTGACGGCCTGTTCTTCCTGGCCGGGTGGTTGATGTTCTTCCAGGAGCCCTGGATCGATTGGACCGTTTACCAATTCCAGTACGCGACAACGTTCGTCAACTTCGGGAGCTGGCTGTCGCACATACCGGGGTGGAGCTCGGGCAACGGGCAGTTGATTCCGGTGCCCATGGTGTACTTCACCGCCTACCTGTGGATGTGCGCGATGTCCGGCTACGCCGGCTCCCGCTACATGACCTATCAGCGCAGAAGAGACCCGTCGCGCAGTGTATTTCGACTCATCGCCCAGACCTATCTGGTCATGATCGTCGGCGACTTTATCGTCGAGCTGATCATGACCAGGACGGGGCTGATCAGCTACTCGTCGACCATTCCCTGGCTGACGCTATTCGCCGGCACCGATCACCAGTTCCCGCTCTATGAGCCGCTGAGCTGGCCCGGGACGTTCATCATCCTGAGTTGCCTGCACTTCTTCCGCGACGACCGGGGCCGGTCCTGGCCCGAACGCGGCATCGACAAACTGCAGTTCAAGCGCGAGGGATTCAAGACCTTCGCGAGGTTCTGTGCGATCGCCGGCGCGGCACAGTTGGCGATCTTCATCGCCTTCAACATGCCGTACTGGTTCTACGCGTTGCACTCCGGGCCAATGCCCAAGCCGCATATCGAACGAACCTGGCGTAACGGCGGAGTTTGTGGCCCCACCACCGCTTTCAATTGCGCCGATCCGAAGCTGCCGATCTCACGTCAATCGGCACCGGATCGCCCCGAGCTCCTACCAGAGAGGCATCAATGA
- a CDS encoding phosphotransferase: protein MPESLSQKLRVAGQLGRIGAHVVNERLRRPKPTALAEIPPTVDALTPEWLTAALCRGHPGAWVTSVSTASGSDGSTTRRILAIDYNDVGRHAGLPTSVFTKSTPKFTSRAVTVPSAALTCEALFYDRIRPTLDIEAPRGYYMAVDNRSGRSMFLMEDVASSKGATFGDPTKHYIDRTRAEAIVTTLATVHGTLWESPRFGGDLAVVKGAERWQIDVNETIDFPRRTLIGFDRAADVFPAGFRRRRADVFPATMASLAMHNSAPNTLLHSDVHSRNWYLTPDGGMGLYDWQLISRGIWGLDVAYALNSALTVDDRRVWERELIELYVDRLHAAGGPALSFDEAWLAYRQQAFHGLVFWLYTIGAGRLQPAMQPDEVSLANLERMTAMIDDLDSFGALQQSATAIPIPYTS, encoded by the coding sequence ATGCCCGAGTCCCTAAGCCAAAAACTCAGGGTCGCCGGTCAGCTGGGGCGAATCGGCGCGCATGTAGTCAACGAGCGATTGCGTCGCCCCAAACCCACTGCCCTGGCCGAAATTCCGCCGACGGTGGACGCACTGACACCGGAGTGGCTGACAGCCGCGTTGTGCCGCGGACACCCGGGAGCTTGGGTGACTTCGGTGTCCACCGCCTCGGGCAGTGACGGGTCGACCACCAGGCGAATACTGGCTATCGATTACAACGATGTCGGCCGCCATGCCGGGCTACCGACATCGGTTTTTACCAAGTCGACCCCCAAATTCACCTCCCGCGCCGTGACAGTTCCCTCGGCGGCCTTGACATGCGAGGCGCTGTTCTACGACCGCATCCGGCCAACCCTCGATATCGAAGCGCCCCGTGGCTATTACATGGCGGTGGACAACAGGTCCGGACGTTCGATGTTCCTGATGGAGGACGTGGCGAGCAGCAAGGGCGCGACTTTCGGAGACCCGACCAAGCACTACATCGACCGGACTCGCGCCGAAGCGATCGTCACCACGTTGGCTACCGTCCACGGAACGCTGTGGGAGAGTCCGCGCTTCGGCGGCGATCTGGCCGTCGTCAAGGGCGCCGAGCGGTGGCAGATCGATGTCAACGAGACGATCGACTTTCCGCGTCGCACCCTGATCGGGTTCGACCGCGCGGCCGACGTCTTTCCCGCCGGGTTCCGCCGTCGCCGTGCCGATGTCTTCCCGGCGACAATGGCGTCGCTGGCGATGCATAACTCGGCCCCCAACACGCTGCTGCATTCCGATGTGCATTCGCGCAACTGGTATCTGACGCCTGATGGTGGCATGGGCCTCTACGACTGGCAGCTGATCAGTCGGGGAATATGGGGCCTCGACGTCGCCTATGCCCTCAATTCGGCGCTCACCGTGGACGATCGGCGCGTCTGGGAACGGGAACTCATCGAGTTGTACGTCGACCGCCTGCACGCAGCGGGCGGACCCGCGCTCTCGTTCGACGAAGCGTGGTTGGCGTACCGCCAGCAAGCCTTCCACGGTCTGGTCTTCTGGCTCTATACGATCGGCGCCGGCCGGCTGCAGCCAGCCATGCAACCCGATGAGGTATCGCTAGCCAACCTGGAGCGAATGACGGCCATGATCGACGACCTGGATTCTTTCGGCGCCTTGCAACAGTCCGCGACAGCGATACCCATTCCGTACACGTCTTAG
- a CDS encoding TetR/AcrR family transcriptional regulator, with translation MPSAIKRRPKTNQERVEESTLALIASAIQLFARQGYERTTAVEIGINAGFSRNMVRDRYGSKEALLQSVFENFAELLLPAIRRERGGTGLDRVIGQLDDLLDAVEREPETMRAMIVLTFETPAALQGFAGWFDGLIGAYEAELAGHLAAGQADGSVRGGLDPAREAEIFVSYAIGLCFRSALRRDGYDFVGEIKEWRARLVEHYTA, from the coding sequence GTGCCCAGTGCGATCAAGCGCCGACCGAAGACCAATCAGGAGCGTGTCGAAGAGTCGACGCTTGCCCTGATCGCGTCCGCGATCCAGCTGTTCGCCCGTCAGGGCTACGAACGCACCACCGCCGTCGAGATCGGCATCAACGCGGGCTTCAGTCGCAACATGGTCCGGGATCGGTACGGCTCCAAAGAGGCACTGCTGCAGTCGGTTTTCGAAAACTTCGCCGAACTGCTGCTGCCCGCGATCCGCCGTGAGCGTGGTGGCACCGGCCTGGACCGGGTGATCGGTCAGCTCGACGATCTGCTCGACGCTGTCGAGCGAGAACCCGAAACGATGCGGGCGATGATCGTGCTAACCTTCGAGACACCCGCCGCGTTGCAGGGCTTTGCCGGCTGGTTCGACGGTCTCATCGGCGCGTACGAGGCGGAACTCGCCGGCCACCTCGCCGCGGGCCAGGCGGACGGCTCGGTCAGGGGCGGCCTCGACCCCGCGCGTGAGGCCGAGATCTTCGTGTCCTACGCGATCGGCCTGTGCTTTAGGTCGGCCCTGCGCCGCGATGGCTACGACTTCGTCGGCGAGATCAAGGAGTGGCGAGCCCGGCTCGTTGAGCACTACACCGCCTAG
- a CDS encoding pyridoxamine 5'-phosphate oxidase family protein, whose translation MEDLTMSPDEVDDFLSGPLTGQLATNGPTIRPLWYQWEDNAFWIISGPWAKLYQRVQKDPNVAFCVDVGDFDNGIVKQVVVQGPAHIQDYDVERGRRLLYRYLGPDEDSWSDSPDDYRSYLRDGGPDGAVFLRLAPAKMTALNFSYARNRRAK comes from the coding sequence GTGGAGGACCTCACCATGTCGCCCGACGAAGTTGATGACTTTTTGTCGGGGCCGCTCACCGGACAGCTGGCCACCAACGGCCCAACCATCAGACCACTGTGGTACCAGTGGGAAGACAACGCGTTCTGGATAATCAGCGGCCCGTGGGCGAAGCTGTATCAGCGTGTGCAGAAGGACCCCAACGTCGCTTTCTGCGTCGATGTCGGCGACTTCGACAACGGCATCGTCAAACAGGTCGTCGTCCAGGGTCCGGCGCACATTCAGGATTACGACGTCGAGCGCGGCCGCCGACTCCTGTACCGGTACCTGGGCCCCGACGAGGATTCGTGGTCGGACTCACCGGATGACTACCGCAGCTACCTGCGCGATGGCGGCCCGGACGGCGCCGTATTCCTACGATTGGCGCCGGCAAAGATGACCGCACTGAACTTCAGTTACGCACGCAACCGAAGAGCCAAGTAA
- a CDS encoding protoporphyrinogen/coproporphyrinogen oxidase, translating into MTQHSTAAVIGGGIAGMAAAYELSKAGFHVTVLETRDRVGGRIWTVRKDDFVMDLGTAVYLGTYREAVAMIHEVGLSNEFIETPVIFGMPRQGKQHYLDLAKPIRASLATQVISWPAKIKAIRLFADVFKYRNSLGYDTYDGLAEIDNETVADYCRRALNEELARYIGAPLVSGTWVHEDHDTSVALLHWTVRNMLVKSVFNLTSGVAGLPVKLATLVDTKLEHTVTNVTDNGSAVEVSYVTPSSGEQTQTFDTAVIATTAQPALGIYPQMDENHRNLYGTARYHRLGNVSLGFSGRPNDPGTFSMVSPYDDPDTIAVIADHNKAPGRAPQGKGLISVLLSPAYLNRTDDRDDDYLIEHSLDRVKYYYGKLPGDLEQHAVVRWPESVPIIDKGRFKRIADFRKKMDRTSRVQFASDLDRIPGLNGGLVSGKEAADRVSTLFADRVPRGRLIGTTGT; encoded by the coding sequence ATGACACAGCACAGCACCGCGGCGGTAATCGGAGGCGGAATCGCCGGGATGGCCGCGGCCTACGAGCTGTCCAAGGCCGGTTTCCACGTCACGGTGTTGGAGACCCGCGACCGGGTGGGCGGACGGATCTGGACCGTACGCAAGGACGACTTCGTGATGGACCTGGGTACCGCAGTCTATCTCGGGACCTACCGCGAAGCGGTCGCGATGATCCACGAGGTCGGGCTGAGCAACGAGTTCATCGAAACCCCAGTCATTTTCGGAATGCCTCGCCAGGGCAAGCAGCATTACCTGGACCTGGCAAAGCCGATTCGGGCCAGCCTGGCCACCCAAGTGATTTCCTGGCCGGCCAAGATCAAGGCCATTCGACTGTTCGCCGATGTCTTCAAATACCGTAACAGCCTCGGCTACGACACCTATGACGGTCTCGCCGAGATCGACAACGAAACCGTTGCCGACTATTGCCGTCGGGCGCTCAACGAGGAGCTGGCCCGCTACATCGGCGCACCCCTGGTCAGCGGCACCTGGGTACACGAGGATCACGACACCTCGGTGGCCCTGCTGCACTGGACGGTGCGCAACATGTTGGTCAAGTCGGTGTTCAACCTGACCTCCGGCGTGGCCGGGTTGCCCGTCAAATTGGCGACGCTGGTGGACACCAAGCTCGAGCACACCGTCACCAACGTCACCGACAACGGTTCGGCCGTCGAAGTCAGCTACGTGACACCGTCGTCGGGCGAACAGACCCAAACCTTCGACACCGCAGTCATCGCGACGACGGCACAGCCCGCGCTAGGCATCTATCCGCAGATGGACGAAAACCACCGCAACCTTTATGGAACCGCCAGATACCACCGATTGGGCAATGTGTCGCTTGGGTTTTCGGGACGACCGAATGATCCCGGCACCTTTTCGATGGTCTCCCCGTACGACGATCCGGACACTATCGCTGTCATCGCCGACCACAACAAGGCGCCGGGACGGGCACCGCAAGGCAAGGGCCTCATCTCCGTGCTGCTGTCGCCTGCCTACCTCAACCGGACCGACGATCGCGACGATGACTACTTGATCGAGCACTCGCTCGACCGGGTCAAGTACTACTACGGCAAGCTCCCCGGTGACCTGGAGCAGCACGCCGTGGTCCGCTGGCCGGAATCGGTCCCGATCATCGACAAAGGCCGCTTCAAGCGAATTGCCGACTTCCGCAAGAAGATGGACCGGACTTCTCGGGTCCAGTTCGCCAGCGACTTGGATCGCATCCCGGGCCTCAACGGCGGGTTGGTCAGCGGTAAGGAGGCGGCGGACCGGGTGTCGACGCTGTTCGCCGACAGAGTTCCTCGGGGACGACTTATCGGTACCACGGGAACGTAA